Proteins encoded in a region of the Xylanibacillus composti genome:
- a CDS encoding deoxynucleoside kinase, which translates to MKKDEYFLNKHNGVLIVVEGISGSGKSVGIRTLLNDLHGAGVPVVSYEWNAIPFLRKLTARIDRLGLLGTNMFSVLQWVGFLYDYFTIIRPHLKNRRVIVADRYFYTGLTRDAANGAWRWPGRFICRWLRQPDWLFYCETDAAVCYERIQQRGKPLFHKNKRILRDTSGRNKDFMYLELMHREYADMLKEIAKGTVNVVTIGKLPPSLSDSLVQYIYLKLGKTNVPELETACDERENDDELAEATGNFNEENHLSDRHVRGGTHSIKSMAD; encoded by the coding sequence ATGAAAAAAGATGAATACTTCCTAAACAAGCATAATGGCGTGCTGATTGTGGTGGAAGGGATTAGCGGCTCGGGCAAAAGCGTAGGAATTCGCACACTGTTGAACGATTTACATGGGGCTGGCGTACCGGTTGTGTCATACGAATGGAATGCGATCCCTTTTCTTCGGAAACTAACTGCGCGAATAGATCGACTCGGACTGTTGGGTACGAATATGTTCAGTGTGCTGCAGTGGGTTGGATTTCTCTATGATTATTTCACAATAATCAGGCCTCACCTGAAGAACCGGCGGGTTATTGTAGCAGACCGGTATTTTTACACCGGATTGACGCGGGATGCAGCCAATGGGGCGTGGAGATGGCCTGGTCGATTCATATGCCGATGGCTGAGACAACCCGATTGGCTTTTTTATTGCGAGACGGATGCAGCTGTTTGTTATGAACGCATACAGCAACGAGGCAAGCCGTTATTCCACAAGAACAAACGCATTCTTCGGGACACAAGCGGACGCAACAAGGACTTCATGTACCTGGAACTGATGCACAGAGAATATGCGGATATGTTGAAGGAAATTGCCAAAGGAACGGTCAATGTTGTGACCATAGGCAAACTTCCGCCTTCTCTCAGCGATTCGCTGGTACAGTATATCTATTTGAAGCTGGGTAAAACAAATGTGCCGGAACTTGAAACAGCCTGCGACGAAAGGGAGAACGATGATGAATTGGCAGAAGCAACTGGAAACTTTAATGAAGAAAACCATCTCTCCGATCGTCATGTCAGGGGAGGAACCCATAGCATTAAATCGATGGCTGATTAA
- a CDS encoding type III PLP-dependent enzyme — MEDEKLRLLSAEYGTPLYVYDGDIMERQYRRLKESLPERFEIFYSAKSNPALGVCEMFRKWGSHIEVASLGELHVAKEAGFDPWQIIFTSPGKTTNELEASIDIGIYCLNVESVEEARRIHQLALSRQKIVNIAIRVNPNFNLSMAGIRMSGVPTQFGIDQDELDEAVRQIMALSGVRLIGIHVFTGTQMLDAAHLTENMREIIKLAVSLSAAHGFPLEFLDLGGGFGIPYFKGEEALDMQRLKEGMQEVWSAYERELATTRIGVESGRYLMAEAGEFVTRVLYVKECKGVKYLVCDGGSHQHASSAFLGRYVRNNFPMRIAGKSGAQLEEVGVAGPLCTPTDMLGQRIELPAAEEGDLLVIEKSGAYGLSHSPVMFLSHALPAEIIVYQDQTYVLRERGKVEDFLLGQQSLFKSENLSHA; from the coding sequence ATGGAGGACGAAAAGCTGCGTTTGCTATCCGCTGAGTACGGAACGCCCTTGTATGTTTATGACGGAGATATCATGGAGAGACAGTACCGCCGGCTTAAGGAAAGTCTGCCTGAACGGTTCGAAATTTTTTATTCAGCAAAATCCAACCCTGCACTTGGCGTATGTGAGATGTTTCGGAAATGGGGCAGCCACATCGAGGTAGCCTCACTGGGCGAACTGCATGTGGCAAAAGAAGCCGGATTTGATCCATGGCAAATCATTTTTACGAGTCCAGGGAAAACGACGAACGAATTAGAGGCTTCGATAGACATCGGCATCTATTGCCTGAATGTAGAGTCGGTGGAAGAGGCCAGGCGAATTCATCAGCTTGCCTTATCCCGTCAAAAAATCGTGAATATCGCCATTCGCGTCAATCCCAATTTCAATCTGTCCATGGCCGGCATTCGCATGTCCGGTGTACCCACGCAGTTTGGCATTGACCAGGACGAGCTGGATGAGGCCGTTCGCCAAATTATGGCGCTGTCAGGCGTCAGGTTGATTGGGATTCACGTATTCACAGGCACGCAGATGCTCGATGCGGCTCATTTGACTGAGAACATGCGAGAAATCATCAAGCTCGCCGTATCCCTGTCGGCTGCGCATGGCTTTCCATTGGAATTTCTTGATCTCGGAGGCGGATTCGGCATCCCTTACTTCAAAGGGGAAGAAGCGCTGGACATGCAGCGGTTGAAGGAAGGGATGCAGGAAGTGTGGTCCGCCTACGAGCGCGAACTGGCCACTACGCGCATCGGCGTAGAAAGCGGCCGGTATTTAATGGCGGAAGCAGGCGAATTTGTCACTCGTGTACTGTATGTGAAAGAGTGCAAGGGAGTCAAGTATCTCGTCTGTGATGGCGGCTCCCATCAGCACGCCTCTTCCGCATTCTTGGGTCGTTATGTCCGTAACAATTTCCCAATGCGTATAGCCGGCAAATCGGGTGCACAGCTTGAAGAAGTAGGAGTTGCAGGTCCGCTGTGCACACCGACAGATATGTTGGGGCAGCGTATCGAGCTTCCAGCAGCTGAAGAGGGGGATTTGCTTGTCATCGAGAAATCCGGCGCCTACGGACTTAGCCACAGTCCGGTCATGTTTCTGAGCCATGCGCTGCCTGCAGAAATTATAGTCTATCAAGACCAAACCTATGTGCTTAGAGAAAGGGGGAAGGTGGAAGATTTTCTGCTTGGACAGCAGTCTCTGTTCAAGTCTGAGAATCTTTCACATGCATAA
- a CDS encoding response regulator, which produces MIKVLLADHQRIVCEGIRHILESDKQIQVAGYAKDADEVLRMCERVKPDIVIMDNNLPGMKELDCVSGIRSSYSGIRIVILTDSKSQNHVLTALKNGTDGYILKDVQSEELILAVKIAAKGLTVIHKDVLSSITDQVHQLHAMAHQPDLNISLSEREMRVIQLIVEGKENREIAKCLYMSEGTVKNTVTGILRKLNLRSRIQLVVFAVQHQLVQIPQPSL; this is translated from the coding sequence ATGATAAAGGTATTGTTAGCAGACCATCAGCGAATTGTTTGCGAAGGAATTCGGCATATCCTGGAAAGCGACAAGCAAATTCAAGTGGCCGGATATGCCAAGGATGCAGATGAAGTGCTTCGCATGTGCGAACGTGTCAAGCCTGACATCGTAATAATGGACAACAATTTGCCGGGCATGAAAGAGCTGGATTGCGTATCGGGCATTCGCAGTTCCTATTCCGGCATCCGTATTGTCATCTTGACTGATAGCAAGTCGCAAAACCATGTGCTGACGGCATTAAAAAATGGGACAGACGGCTATATCTTAAAGGATGTACAGTCAGAAGAATTGATTCTGGCGGTTAAGATTGCGGCCAAAGGCTTGACTGTTATTCACAAGGATGTGTTGTCCAGCATCACGGACCAAGTACACCAGCTTCATGCCATGGCACATCAGCCCGACCTGAATATCTCTTTGTCTGAAAGGGAGATGAGGGTGATTCAGCTGATTGTAGAAGGCAAGGAAAATCGTGAGATAGCAAAATGTTTATATATGTCGGAAGGGACGGTGAAAAATACGGTAACGGGGATCTTGAGAAAATTGAACCTTCGTTCACGCATCCAGTTAGTAGTATTTGCCGTACAGCATCAATTAGTTCAAATACCGCAGCCTAGTTTGTAA
- the glsA gene encoding glutaminase A: MEDRVVLEELLQQSRAYSAKGKVADYIPELAKRAPNSLGITVHRIDREPVSAGDCGTSFTLQSISKVFSLILALMDQGEERIFNKVGMEPTGDNFNSMVKLELVNPGKPFNPMINAGAIAISSMIAGKTPDERFARLLAFIRTMAGDDTIAVNSNVYESEAATADRNRSLAYFLKHNQVLEGSVEDHLEVYFKHCSIEVTCRHIARMAMILANNGVDPESGQKLIPRRYVQIAKVFMITCGMYNASGEFAIQVGIPAKSGVSGGILAVVPGQMGIGVIGPALSEKGNSVAGVQLLQSLSARWDLSIF; encoded by the coding sequence GTGGAGGATCGCGTTGTACTGGAGGAGTTGCTGCAGCAGTCGCGAGCATATAGCGCCAAGGGCAAGGTGGCCGATTACATACCGGAGCTGGCTAAGCGTGCACCGAACAGTCTCGGCATTACCGTTCATCGAATCGATCGGGAGCCGGTGTCGGCTGGAGACTGCGGCACATCTTTTACGCTGCAGAGCATATCCAAGGTTTTCTCCCTGATTCTGGCGCTGATGGACCAAGGGGAGGAACGGATCTTCAACAAGGTTGGCATGGAGCCGACCGGCGACAATTTCAATTCCATGGTGAAGCTGGAGCTGGTGAATCCCGGCAAGCCGTTCAATCCGATGATTAACGCCGGAGCCATTGCTATCAGCTCGATGATAGCCGGGAAAACTCCTGACGAGCGTTTTGCGCGATTGCTTGCCTTTATCCGCACGATGGCGGGAGATGACACCATTGCAGTCAACTCGAATGTATATGAGTCTGAGGCGGCAACGGCCGACCGAAACCGGTCGTTGGCGTACTTTCTCAAGCATAATCAAGTGCTGGAAGGCAGTGTGGAGGATCATCTCGAGGTTTATTTCAAGCATTGTTCGATCGAAGTGACCTGCCGCCATATTGCCCGAATGGCTATGATTCTTGCGAACAACGGCGTGGATCCGGAAAGCGGGCAGAAGTTGATCCCGCGAAGATACGTTCAAATTGCGAAGGTATTCATGATCACCTGCGGCATGTACAATGCATCCGGGGAATTCGCCATACAGGTTGGCATTCCCGCGAAAAGCGGAGTTTCCGGAGGCATCCTGGCCGTTGTGCCTGGACAGATGGGCATTGGCGTCATCGGTCCGGCATTAAGCGAGAAGGGCAATAGCGTGGCAGGCGTGCAGCTTCTGCAAAGCTTGTCTGCACGTTGGGATTTAAGTATTTTCTGA
- a CDS encoding CYTH domain-containing protein — translation MIERELKSLLTKEEYDNLCRHPLLAGMKTISHIQMNYYYDTADLSLKEQDITLRVRQFEDSLTLEIKQPVEETHAYKAKKEWRFPLESLPSYIDLGHHFPSLDGHRAMLTFPLLTERRSCHVSDHIRIDLDKSSYLGNIDYEIEIEFDENGDSEAADWFHQLLPGKRLQKADGKKTRFFRAYLQTFQGRKGLSLNEFDL, via the coding sequence TTGATAGAGAGGGAACTGAAATCACTGTTGACGAAGGAGGAGTATGATAATTTATGCCGGCATCCTCTCCTTGCCGGAATGAAGACTATCTCCCACATACAGATGAATTATTATTATGACACGGCTGATTTATCACTCAAGGAGCAGGACATTACGCTGCGAGTTCGACAGTTTGAGGACAGCTTGACGCTCGAAATTAAGCAACCGGTGGAAGAGACACATGCATACAAGGCGAAGAAAGAATGGCGTTTTCCGCTTGAATCATTGCCATCGTATATTGATTTGGGCCATCACTTCCCTTCATTGGACGGGCATAGAGCCATGCTTACCTTTCCATTATTGACCGAGAGAAGAAGCTGCCATGTCAGCGATCACATTCGCATAGATTTGGACAAGAGCAGCTACCTGGGAAACATCGATTACGAGATAGAAATTGAGTTTGACGAGAACGGTGACAGCGAGGCTGCCGACTGGTTTCATCAATTGCTCCCGGGTAAGCGCTTACAGAAAGCAGATGGAAAGAAGACCCGTTTTTTTCGTGCATATCTTCAAACGTTTCAGGGTCGAAAAGGGCTTTCGCTGAACGAATTTGACCTTTAG
- a CDS encoding BtrH N-terminal domain-containing protein has translation MGRQIVKDVPRYYETYVNDCFATAYGALLQHLDLNPQLILADYMSFMFDEESGFIGINFLYRYSASVEFSEEELNSSLAAVYFPATSLYEGNESEEVPVQHADKLIFRMYVHDDPRTAERRLREIIDEGRPVAVFVDLYHMHYHQAYQHEHGLHAVVITGYDEEAEQYYMFDKYLMTNCDFDGAISMNEVRNGRVSDCPMSNPIVGDYHRSIRHLWVEIQGERTFSITDELLASVLMESRRRMLGEVKVHGQTCGFPAMHAFRKYLLQLDLSNMDERTTYLFRSYYCQALKQIARQRRRFAAFISEIPDSLVNGMAKSVCEELNEVSKNWDITANLALKLAASKRLSLIADMVKRLELLEEMERGIVDKIGKPAGVIM, from the coding sequence ATGGGCAGACAGATTGTGAAGGATGTCCCCCGATACTATGAGACTTATGTAAACGACTGCTTTGCAACGGCTTACGGCGCGCTCCTGCAGCATTTGGACTTGAATCCACAGCTGATCTTGGCAGATTATATGAGCTTCATGTTTGATGAGGAGAGCGGATTTATCGGGATAAATTTTCTATATCGCTACTCGGCTTCCGTTGAGTTTTCGGAGGAGGAGTTGAATTCCTCATTGGCAGCGGTTTATTTCCCGGCTACGTCTCTGTACGAGGGTAATGAAAGCGAGGAAGTGCCGGTGCAGCATGCCGATAAACTGATTTTCCGAATGTATGTTCATGATGATCCTCGTACTGCCGAACGGCGCTTGCGGGAAATCATAGATGAGGGACGACCCGTGGCGGTTTTTGTTGATCTTTATCACATGCATTATCACCAGGCGTACCAGCACGAACATGGCTTGCATGCCGTTGTGATAACCGGCTATGACGAAGAAGCTGAGCAATACTATATGTTTGACAAATACTTGATGACCAATTGCGATTTCGATGGCGCCATTTCCATGAACGAAGTCAGAAATGGACGGGTATCCGATTGTCCCATGTCTAATCCGATCGTCGGTGACTATCATCGAAGTATCCGACACCTGTGGGTCGAAATACAGGGGGAACGAACGTTTTCTATTACGGATGAGTTGTTGGCTTCTGTTCTGATGGAAAGCAGAAGAAGAATGCTGGGCGAAGTGAAGGTGCATGGCCAAACCTGCGGTTTTCCAGCTATGCATGCCTTCCGAAAGTATTTGCTTCAGTTAGATTTATCGAATATGGATGAACGCACGACTTATCTGTTCCGCAGCTATTACTGTCAGGCATTGAAGCAGATTGCGAGACAGAGAAGGCGATTCGCCGCATTTATTTCAGAAATTCCAGACAGCTTGGTGAATGGCATGGCCAAGAGTGTTTGTGAAGAACTCAACGAGGTGTCCAAGAATTGGGATATCACGGCTAATCTTGCGCTTAAGCTGGCTGCTTCCAAGAGACTGAGTCTCATAGCCGATATGGTGAAACGGCTCGAGCTGCTGGAAGAAATGGAACGGGGTATCGTGGACAAAATCGGGAAACCGGCTGGCGTTATCATGTAG
- a CDS encoding peptide ligase PGM1-related protein, which yields MEKAQSFHLIRWIAENRDQGRIVWLFNIGAEKYWNPVQAGIIDRNEDRIVNRVEDMNLLLCRKQDVLIMRAYPDEDFLTQLQQWGMDIPHIEVPAGAAEDPYTPIAELVLQDNLLLDRLAAYAASAADTYFVPYAVTRIEEEIADRCGLIIPHARAKICAGINDKIANRLLAEELNLPVCKGKVCRSTDEIQLAFDELEQNPPYFEKVIIKDPFGASGKGLYIVDDAARLKPLLARLGRIARSRPDTQWLVEGWYKKKADINYQVYISPNGETEVFSIKKQVLRDTVYIGSQMPPDFEDSVTASIHEYGRQIGNKLYEQGYCGVAGIDSIITDEDVLVPIIEINGRFTLSTYISFIAARMGIAKMLTRYFRLQTEEPFGFLSLCEALRKENLLYDEGSKKGIIVYTSGTLPHAREESTGRCAGRLFALIAAPTWDEAERLQQQLEQFVERLTDKTLAV from the coding sequence ATGGAAAAGGCGCAGTCATTTCACCTAATTCGTTGGATCGCGGAGAACCGCGATCAGGGAAGAATCGTTTGGTTATTCAATATCGGCGCGGAAAAATACTGGAATCCGGTACAAGCTGGCATTATTGATCGCAACGAAGATCGAATTGTCAACCGTGTAGAGGATATGAATCTATTGCTTTGCCGCAAGCAGGATGTCCTCATTATGAGAGCCTACCCGGATGAAGACTTTCTAACGCAGCTGCAGCAGTGGGGGATGGACATTCCGCATATTGAGGTGCCGGCAGGTGCAGCAGAAGACCCTTATACGCCAATTGCCGAACTTGTACTGCAGGACAACCTGTTGCTGGACAGACTTGCGGCATACGCTGCGTCCGCTGCGGACACGTACTTTGTTCCATACGCCGTCACGCGCATCGAAGAGGAAATCGCTGACCGCTGCGGGCTGATTATTCCGCATGCAAGGGCGAAGATATGCGCGGGCATTAATGACAAGATCGCTAATCGCTTGCTAGCAGAGGAGCTGAATCTTCCTGTTTGCAAAGGCAAAGTTTGCCGGAGCACGGATGAAATTCAGCTGGCCTTCGATGAGCTGGAACAGAACCCGCCGTACTTCGAGAAAGTGATCATCAAAGACCCGTTTGGTGCATCCGGTAAGGGCTTGTATATTGTTGATGATGCGGCGCGCCTTAAACCGCTGCTGGCGAGGTTGGGACGCATAGCGCGATCCCGACCGGATACACAGTGGCTTGTTGAAGGCTGGTATAAGAAAAAGGCGGATATCAATTATCAGGTGTATATTTCACCCAACGGGGAAACCGAGGTATTCTCCATCAAAAAACAGGTGCTGCGGGACACCGTCTATATTGGCTCGCAGATGCCGCCTGACTTTGAGGATTCGGTGACTGCCTCCATTCACGAATATGGACGGCAAATTGGCAACAAGCTGTATGAGCAGGGCTATTGCGGCGTAGCCGGGATCGACTCTATCATTACGGATGAAGATGTGCTGGTTCCAATTATCGAGATTAACGGTCGATTTACGTTGTCCACTTATATATCGTTCATAGCAGCACGAATGGGCATTGCGAAGATGCTGACGCGCTACTTCCGCTTGCAGACGGAGGAGCCTTTCGGTTTTTTGAGCTTGTGTGAAGCGTTGCGGAAGGAAAATCTGCTTTATGATGAAGGAAGCAAGAAAGGCATTATCGTGTATACGTCCGGTACACTGCCGCATGCAAGAGAGGAGTCAACCGGACGCTGTGCGGGTAGGTTGTTCGCCTTGATTGCGGCACCAACATGGGACGAAGCGGAACGCTTGCAGCAGCAGCTGGAGCAATTTGTGGAACGGCTTACGGATAAAACACTTGCGGTGTAA
- a CDS encoding aminopeptidase → MEAFQHNLEKYAALAVEVGVNVQPGQMLVVSAPIQAAAYVRSIVKHAYEVGARYVHVDWTDDAITRTRFELAPEDSFAEYPIMWRAKGWEEMAENNAAFLSVISANPDLLQGIDPRRVKADNIARSNALQHYRAYAMSDKISWSIVAIPSQVWADKVFPSLDADARVDALWEAIFKATRIDRNDPVQAWKEHTATLDTKADHLNKRKYKALHYQAPGTDLTIELPPLHHWVSAGSVNSKGTTFVANMPTEEVFTAPLKTGVNGTVKSTKPLSYAGNLIEHFSLTFKEGQIVDYKAESGYETLKNLIETDDGSRYLGEVALVPHQSPISQTDLIFYNTLFDENASNHLAIGKAYAFCLEGGKAMSKEEQIEQGLNDSLTHVDFMIGSAEMDIDGILADGTREPVFRKGNWAF, encoded by the coding sequence ATGGAAGCATTTCAGCACAACTTGGAAAAATACGCTGCTCTGGCCGTTGAAGTAGGCGTCAACGTTCAGCCCGGGCAGATGCTCGTCGTTTCTGCCCCGATTCAAGCTGCTGCCTATGTGCGAAGCATTGTGAAACATGCCTACGAGGTTGGGGCTCGCTATGTGCACGTCGACTGGACAGATGATGCCATTACCAGAACTCGCTTCGAATTGGCGCCTGAGGATTCCTTCGCTGAATATCCGATCATGTGGCGTGCCAAAGGATGGGAGGAAATGGCGGAAAACAACGCGGCTTTTCTCAGTGTCATTTCTGCGAATCCTGATCTGTTGCAAGGCATCGATCCGCGGAGGGTAAAAGCTGACAATATCGCAAGAAGCAACGCGCTGCAGCACTACCGTGCCTATGCCATGTCCGACAAGATCAGCTGGTCCATTGTGGCGATTCCATCCCAAGTATGGGCGGATAAAGTATTTCCGTCGCTTGATGCCGACGCGCGAGTAGATGCCCTATGGGAGGCAATCTTCAAAGCCACCCGAATTGATCGGAACGATCCGGTGCAAGCTTGGAAAGAACATACGGCTACGCTTGACACGAAAGCGGACCATCTGAATAAACGCAAATACAAAGCGCTCCATTACCAAGCTCCGGGAACGGATCTCACCATCGAGCTTCCTCCGTTGCATCATTGGGTCAGTGCGGGCAGTGTAAACAGCAAGGGCACTACATTTGTAGCGAACATGCCGACAGAAGAAGTGTTCACCGCACCGCTAAAAACAGGCGTAAACGGGACGGTCAAGAGCACAAAGCCGCTTAGTTATGCTGGCAATCTGATCGAACATTTCTCCTTGACCTTCAAGGAAGGGCAAATTGTCGATTATAAAGCAGAATCGGGCTATGAAACGTTGAAAAACCTGATCGAGACCGATGACGGTTCCCGGTATTTGGGAGAAGTGGCACTCGTCCCTCATCAATCGCCGATCTCACAAACCGATCTTATTTTCTACAACACGCTGTTTGACGAGAACGCCTCCAACCATTTGGCCATTGGCAAAGCCTATGCTTTCTGCCTGGAGGGCGGCAAAGCAATGAGCAAGGAAGAACAGATAGAGCAAGGCTTGAATGACAGCCTCACGCACGTTGACTTTATGATCGGCTCTGCCGAGATGGATATTGACGGCATTCTTGCGGACGGCACTCGCGAACCTGTCTTCCGCAAGGGAAACTGGGCTTTCTAA
- a CDS encoding YciI family protein: MKYYAVFLKMQDAELSQKFRPEHLAYLDKRRAEGAIFANGRFVDGAGGLVIYKAENEQQVEEMVKQDPYIIEGARSYEIHEWEIVIA; the protein is encoded by the coding sequence TTGAAGTATTATGCAGTATTTCTAAAAATGCAGGATGCGGAATTAAGCCAGAAATTCAGACCCGAGCATCTCGCGTATTTGGACAAGCGGCGTGCGGAAGGGGCGATTTTCGCCAACGGCCGCTTTGTTGACGGTGCCGGCGGCTTGGTCATTTATAAAGCCGAGAACGAACAGCAAGTGGAAGAGATGGTGAAGCAGGACCCTTATATAATTGAAGGGGCAAGAAGCTACGAAATACATGAGTGGGAAATTGTCATTGCCTGA
- a CDS encoding acyl carrier protein, with amino-acid sequence MDEIRKQISEIVATVFRLSPEQVFAMPGDDSLAKIGMDSISCMDVVVQIEEAFGVDFYDEELLLDNLNSVDKLCGIVRKKLEPSLT; translated from the coding sequence ATGGATGAGATTCGCAAGCAAATTTCAGAAATTGTCGCTACTGTGTTTCGCCTGTCGCCTGAGCAAGTATTTGCCATGCCGGGAGACGACTCGCTGGCGAAAATCGGCATGGACTCGATTAGCTGCATGGATGTAGTCGTTCAGATCGAAGAGGCGTTCGGCGTTGATTTCTACGACGAGGAATTGTTATTAGACAACTTGAACTCCGTGGACAAGCTTTGCGGGATAGTTCGGAAGAAACTGGAGCCTTCTTTGACCTAG
- a CDS encoding family 10 glycosylhydrolase, producing the protein MDVWWKKPLRIIQPNLQVRDTALIDPSRLAAQLEEMGANTVVFNVGGIYAWYPTEVPFHKQNEYLPADRDLLRDVIDACHKRGIRFIARFDFSKAEDAVYQQRPQWFVRDAAGEPQVLGAKRPGAWSLLMSTCTNGDYRRDGVAVPVIKEVLARYPIDGIFFNNPNFLPCFCDRCKRKYLNYYGEKLPENASEFQKDWATRCLKDNIDYLHQAIQREASQIPLILYYNLYKDNLDDRAATAEMLCTEPQDVLSLGHRHIPEFWKPALSIKLGRTLPDYPNPFGIVHSCPGMDWRHTGLPPAEYRFWLCQITANGGQIWHSLTGVPDTITDKRILEVVKEHNAMVQKVEPYMTGTEPDNQVALIWNAATSAEGWAEAFLEQQVPFDVLLPEQVEAGRLKHYQAAVIPEALAWNDAFTDAVKRYASEGGSLIVEGVPDREDVSDFLGIEPETYTSEPLIASYMRFEGAAHPLQRKLEQTELIPHRGKVTYCRPLPDTEVPITLVPPFSPLESVGAPPERASMAVRRTEIPLVMHARCARGRVVLLPFSFSQLIQEYKLGDHYQLVRNLIDYMAGGSLAVEVDHAPGVQVTVFRKTDGVLIHLVNGAGRRPLTANLVQRQLSVSIDKAWLNSTPVQATAVMTGESLSLKEEAQRWHITLPELGVWEAIWIRL; encoded by the coding sequence ATGGACGTTTGGTGGAAGAAACCGCTGCGCATCATTCAGCCGAATTTGCAGGTTAGGGACACAGCCTTGATTGATCCGAGCAGACTGGCTGCCCAGCTTGAGGAGATGGGAGCGAATACCGTTGTATTCAATGTCGGAGGGATTTACGCATGGTATCCGACAGAAGTTCCGTTTCATAAGCAGAACGAATACTTGCCTGCGGACCGAGACTTGCTTCGGGATGTGATTGATGCTTGCCATAAGCGCGGCATCCGCTTTATCGCCCGTTTTGACTTCAGCAAGGCGGAGGACGCAGTTTATCAACAGAGGCCGCAATGGTTCGTCAGGGATGCAGCTGGGGAGCCGCAGGTGCTCGGCGCCAAGCGACCGGGAGCCTGGTCCCTGCTGATGTCAACCTGCACGAACGGTGACTATCGGCGTGACGGGGTTGCCGTTCCTGTCATTAAGGAGGTGCTGGCGCGCTATCCGATTGATGGGATTTTTTTCAACAACCCGAACTTTCTACCTTGCTTCTGCGACAGGTGCAAGCGCAAATACCTCAATTATTATGGCGAAAAGCTGCCGGAAAATGCCAGCGAATTTCAGAAGGACTGGGCTACCCGCTGTCTGAAGGACAATATTGACTACTTGCATCAGGCCATTCAACGGGAAGCGTCGCAGATTCCGCTTATTCTATACTATAACCTGTACAAGGACAATCTGGACGATCGTGCGGCAACAGCGGAGATGCTATGTACAGAACCGCAGGATGTATTGTCGCTCGGACATCGCCATATCCCGGAATTTTGGAAACCCGCCCTCAGCATCAAGCTCGGCAGAACGCTGCCCGATTATCCGAATCCTTTCGGGATTGTTCACAGCTGCCCGGGCATGGACTGGCGCCATACCGGCTTGCCGCCGGCGGAGTATCGCTTCTGGCTGTGTCAAATTACTGCGAATGGCGGACAGATCTGGCATTCATTGACTGGAGTGCCGGACACCATTACAGACAAGCGCATCCTGGAAGTTGTCAAGGAACACAATGCCATGGTGCAGAAGGTCGAGCCCTATATGACCGGAACAGAGCCGGACAATCAGGTTGCGTTAATTTGGAACGCGGCTACCTCGGCAGAAGGATGGGCGGAAGCGTTTTTGGAGCAGCAGGTGCCGTTCGATGTACTATTGCCGGAACAGGTGGAAGCAGGGAGACTGAAGCATTACCAAGCAGCTGTAATCCCGGAAGCGCTTGCGTGGAACGATGCATTTACCGATGCTGTCAAGCGGTACGCAAGCGAAGGCGGCAGTCTGATTGTAGAAGGGGTGCCTGATCGTGAAGACGTATCGGATTTTCTCGGCATTGAGCCGGAAACGTACACCAGCGAACCGCTCATAGCGTCTTATATGCGATTTGAAGGAGCCGCCCACCCGTTGCAGCGCAAGCTGGAGCAGACCGAGCTGATTCCGCATCGGGGGAAGGTAACATACTGCCGACCGTTACCGGATACAGAAGTGCCGATTACGCTTGTTCCGCCATTCTCACCGCTGGAGAGTGTCGGGGCCCCGCCGGAACGGGCATCAATGGCTGTGCGGCGGACAGAGATTCCGCTCGTGATGCACGCGCGCTGTGCGCGGGGGAGAGTCGTTTTGCTGCCGTTTTCGTTCAGTCAGCTGATTCAGGAATACAAGCTGGGCGACCACTATCAATTGGTTCGCAATCTGATCGACTATATGGCGGGAGGCAGTCTCGCCGTAGAAGTCGATCATGCCCCTGGTGTGCAGGTAACTGTCTTTCGCAAAACAGACGGCGTGCTAATTCATCTGGTCAATGGTGCTGGACGCCGCCCGTTGACGGCCAATTTGGTGCAGCGTCAGCTGTCCGTGTCCATAGACAAGGCATGGCTAAATTCGACGCCTGTGCAGGCTACCGCTGTCATGACCGGAGAATCCTTGTCCTTGAAAGAGGAGGCACAACGCTGGCACATTACACTGCCCGAACTTGGAGTTTGGGAAGCGATCTGGATCAGGCTGTAG